Proteins encoded within one genomic window of Burkholderiaceae bacterium:
- a CDS encoding acyl-[acyl-carrier-protein]--UDP-N-acetylglucosamine O-acyltransferase has protein sequence MTVIHPTALVDRGARLDESVTVGPYTLIGAQVQVGAGTRIGAHCVIEGQTRIGEGNHIFQFASIGAPPQDKKYGGEPTRLEIGDGNTIREFVTINTGTVQDAGVTRVGNDNWIMAYVHIAHDCQLGSHIVMANAATLGGHVHLDDWAFIGGLTGIHQFVRVGAHAMTGFQTRLSQDVPPFVTAAGNPAEAQGINAEGLRRRGFGPERLATIKQMHRLLYRSGYTLEQARGQIAALAESGGSSPDVRTMQDFLAQVTRGIVR, from the coding sequence GTGACCGTCATTCACCCGACCGCGCTGGTCGATCGCGGCGCGCGGCTCGATGAATCGGTGACGGTCGGGCCGTACACGCTGATCGGCGCCCAAGTGCAGGTCGGCGCCGGCACCCGGATCGGCGCGCATTGCGTGATCGAGGGGCAGACCCGCATCGGCGAAGGCAACCACATTTTCCAGTTCGCTTCGATCGGCGCGCCGCCGCAGGACAAGAAGTATGGCGGTGAGCCGACGCGGCTCGAGATCGGCGACGGCAACACGATCCGCGAGTTCGTCACGATCAACACCGGCACCGTGCAGGACGCCGGCGTGACGCGCGTCGGTAACGACAACTGGATCATGGCCTACGTGCACATCGCGCACGATTGCCAGCTCGGCAGCCATATCGTGATGGCGAACGCCGCGACGCTCGGCGGCCATGTGCACCTGGACGACTGGGCCTTCATCGGCGGGCTGACCGGCATCCACCAGTTCGTTCGCGTCGGCGCGCATGCGATGACCGGGTTCCAGACGCGGCTCTCGCAGGATGTGCCGCCCTTCGTCACCGCCGCCGGCAATCCGGCCGAGGCGCAGGGCATCAACGCCGAGGGCCTGCGCCGGCGCGGCTTCGGCCCCGAGCGCCTCGCGACGATCAAGCAGATGCACCGTCTGCTGTACCGGTCCGGCTACACGCTGGAGCAGGCGCGCGGCCAGATCGCCGCGCTCGCCGAAAGCGGCGGTTCGTCGCCTGACGTGCGGACGATGCAGGATTTTCTCGCGCAGGTTACGCGCGGCATCGTGCGCTAG
- a CDS encoding lipid-A-disaccharide synthase, with protein MAAQRIAPRVAMVAGEASGDLLAALLLDGLQARWPGVVAAGIGGPRMVQRGFAAWWASDRLAVHGYSFELLRRLGELLRIRRQLRARLLAERPAAFIGVDAPDFNLGLEASLRAAGIKTVHFVCPSIWAWRAKRVEKIRRAADHVLCIFPFEPALLARHGIAATYVGHPLARVIPIEPDRGAARARLGLAADDEVLALLPGSRSAEIDYIAPKFFDAAALVQQARPAIKIIVPAVPALRERIEQAARVAGAASKLQIVTGESHTVLAACDVTLIASGTATLEAALFKRPMVIGYAMHPISWRLMRRRQLQPWVGLPNILCGEFVVPELLQAAATPEALAAAVLEWFDARTEAPERLALLQRRFAALHHELLRDTPRLAADAIEKTLAG; from the coding sequence ATGGCAGCGCAGCGGATTGCGCCGCGGGTGGCGATGGTGGCCGGCGAGGCCTCGGGCGATCTGCTCGCCGCGCTGCTGCTCGATGGCCTGCAGGCGCGCTGGCCGGGCGTCGTCGCGGCCGGCATCGGCGGCCCGCGCATGGTGCAGCGCGGCTTTGCCGCGTGGTGGGCGAGCGACCGGCTCGCGGTGCACGGCTACAGCTTCGAACTGCTGCGGCGGCTTGGCGAACTCCTTCGCATCCGGCGCCAGTTGCGCGCGCGATTGCTCGCCGAGCGGCCGGCCGCGTTCATCGGCGTCGATGCGCCCGACTTCAACCTGGGGCTGGAGGCCTCGCTGCGCGCGGCCGGCATCAAGACCGTGCATTTCGTCTGCCCGTCGATCTGGGCCTGGCGTGCGAAACGGGTCGAGAAGATCCGCCGTGCGGCCGACCACGTGCTGTGCATCTTTCCGTTCGAGCCCGCGCTGCTCGCGCGCCACGGCATCGCCGCGACCTACGTCGGCCACCCGCTGGCGCGCGTGATTCCGATCGAGCCGGACCGCGGCGCGGCGCGCGCACGACTCGGACTGGCCGCTGACGACGAGGTGCTGGCGCTGCTGCCGGGCAGCCGCTCGGCCGAGATCGACTATATCGCTCCGAAGTTCTTCGACGCTGCGGCCCTGGTGCAGCAAGCGCGGCCAGCTATCAAAATCATAGTCCCCGCGGTGCCGGCCTTGCGCGAACGGATCGAGCAGGCCGCGCGCGTTGCCGGCGCCGCATCAAAGCTGCAGATCGTGACCGGCGAGTCGCATACGGTGCTGGCCGCCTGCGACGTGACGCTGATCGCCAGTGGCACCGCGACGCTGGAGGCGGCTCTGTTCAAGCGTCCGATGGTGATCGGCTACGCGATGCACCCGATCAGCTGGCGGCTGATGCGGCGCAGGCAGTTGCAGCCCTGGGTCGGCCTGCCGAACATCCTGTGCGGCGAATTCGTCGTGCCCGAGCTGCTGCAGGCCGCCGCGACGCCCGAGGCGCTGGCCGCTGCCGTCCTCGAATGGTTCGACGCGCGCACCGAGGCGCCCGAGCGGCTGGCGCTGCTGCAGCGCCGCTTCGCCGCGCTGCATCACGAACTGCTGCGCGACACGCCGCGATTGGCTGCCGATGCGATCGAGAAAACCCTTGCCGGCTAG
- a CDS encoding Ribonuclease HII, translated as MPASSLQAPLPWHPVGLVAGVDEAGRGPLAGPVVAAAVILDELQPIAGLADSKVLRPARREALFDEIRAKALCCSIAEASVDEIDRLNILQATLLAMRRAVAGLRLAPSRVLVDGNRLPTLAVPAEAIVRGDARVPAISAASILAKVHRDRWCLDLHARYPAYGFDGHKGYGTAAHLAALRQHGACPEHRRSFAPVAELLR; from the coding sequence TTGCCGGCTAGCAGCCTGCAGGCGCCGCTGCCCTGGCATCCGGTCGGCCTCGTGGCCGGGGTGGACGAGGCTGGGCGCGGCCCGCTGGCCGGGCCGGTGGTCGCGGCGGCGGTGATCCTGGACGAGTTGCAGCCGATCGCCGGCCTCGCCGACTCGAAAGTGCTCCGGCCGGCGCGGCGCGAGGCGCTGTTCGACGAGATCCGCGCCAAGGCGCTGTGCTGCAGCATCGCCGAGGCGAGCGTCGACGAGATCGACCGGCTCAACATCCTGCAGGCGACACTGCTCGCGATGCGCCGCGCGGTCGCCGGTCTGCGCCTTGCGCCTTCGCGGGTACTGGTCGACGGCAATCGGTTGCCGACGCTGGCGGTGCCGGCCGAAGCCATCGTGCGCGGCGACGCGCGGGTGCCGGCGATCTCGGCCGCGTCGATCCTGGCCAAGGTGCACCGCGACCGCTGGTGTCTGGATCTGCACGCGCGCTACCCGGCGTACGGCTTCGACGGGCACAAGGGCTATGGCACCGCCGCTCACTTGGCGGCCTTGCGTCAGCACGGCGCGTGCCCGGAGCATCGCCGCTCGTTCGCGCCAGTGGCCGAGTTGCTGAGATGA
- a CDS encoding RNA (nucleoside 2'-O)-methyltransferase, producing MSADSVVHIRSRDNALLKDLRRLAQGSSEYRRQHRVWLEGDHLCRAALDRGLRPALAVFSEGIWHEAKAEYAHAAIKTIVISDSLMAAISALESPVAMGFVIDLPPAPQLAPRAPSVVLDRIQDAGNAGAILRSAAAFGFHQVIALKGTAALWSPKVLRAGMGAHFALQLFDAAEPALLDALALPLVATSSHGGPVLGEQPLPAPCAWVFGHEGQGIGAELMQRCDLRVRIAQPGGEESLNVAAAAAICLHASAAAAAAQRPPGSAPL from the coding sequence GTGAGCGCCGATTCCGTCGTTCACATCCGATCGCGCGACAACGCGCTGCTGAAGGATCTGCGCCGGCTGGCGCAGGGCAGCAGCGAATACCGCCGGCAGCATCGGGTCTGGCTCGAGGGTGACCACCTGTGCCGCGCGGCGCTGGATCGCGGGCTGCGCCCGGCGCTGGCCGTGTTTTCTGAAGGAATATGGCATGAAGCCAAGGCGGAATATGCACATGCTGCTATCAAAACAATAGTAATCTCGGATTCTCTGATGGCCGCCATCAGCGCGCTCGAGTCGCCGGTGGCGATGGGTTTCGTGATCGACCTGCCGCCGGCGCCGCAGCTTGCGCCGCGCGCGCCGTCGGTGGTGCTCGATCGAATCCAGGACGCCGGTAACGCCGGGGCCATCCTGCGCAGCGCGGCCGCGTTCGGGTTTCATCAGGTGATTGCGCTGAAGGGCACGGCTGCGCTGTGGTCGCCCAAGGTGCTGCGGGCCGGCATGGGCGCGCACTTTGCTCTGCAGCTGTTCGACGCGGCCGAGCCGGCACTGCTCGACGCCCTTGCGCTGCCGCTGGTCGCGACCAGTTCGCACGGCGGACCGGTGCTCGGGGAGCAGCCGCTGCCTGCCCCCTGCGCCTGGGTGTTCGGTCATGAAGGGCAGGGCATCGGCGCCGAGCTCATGCAGCGCTGCGACCTGCGCGTGCGCATCGCGCAGCCCGGCGGCGAGGAGTCGCTGAACGTCGCCGCCGCCGCCGCGATCTGCCTGCACGCGAGCGCCGCCGCGGCCGCGGCGCAGCGTCCGCCCGGGAGCGCGCCGCTATAA